In the genome of Segatella copri, one region contains:
- a CDS encoding tape measure protein: protein MSKGKTVAIEIELLDRISGGLDRVNKKMDALKSYTDEAKKGLSGLENVSDKVKKSLMGLGMAFSMKQVITEVATVRGEFQKLEVAFNVMLGSADKADNLMAQLIHTAATTPFDLEGVAQGAKQLLAYGMEAEKVNETLIRLGDIAAGLSMPLNDLVYLYGTTMAQGRLYTQDLNQFTGRGIPMIQELAKVFGVAESKVKDLVEAGKVGFPEVQKVIENLTGEGSKFGGLMEEQSKTISGQISNIEDAISTMFNDLGKQSEGVINTTLSGVSYIVEHYEQFGRVLMGLVATYGTYRTACMTVAAVHSLITVGIGGMTAAEAIHYGWIVMVEKAQKLLNATMLSNPYVLVATAIASVIAVMVSMKTETELMQAADEDYEAQKQKVIEAEEEHKRKMEELCSIAGDEALSTDTRREALNRLEQKYPAIFAKYDTEYEKLKNIKKIKLEIAELEAGQSITKPKNELNSVNKRIKELEAKQRTEKWVESNSSGTSMKKVGGLSKKEEAELKNLQKKQQNLNKQVRKDSVNAYFDNLTGVSNNDLKKQIKERESLIARMNMSGHKYGYTTNDGKNIRGTYTKDELQYQLNKLKSEQNRRNEPRKSSSDWGAADKRAYKAALKKYNDFISKGSNNLTKEEYDKKAKELKEKMELAKKEYDSRKPGSDKDSEKAQKAAAKAEAARAKEEAAEERRKQTKEKVGQELAELQRKNDEEEINTMQEGLEKKLRQIENDYQAQKNEINKQETAWKRDNKKAGIATGTNGLTTEQTDAINEAHALNEKSRTKAIEEANKEALKDELLAMTDYLKEYGTIQEQKYAIAKEYAEKIKEVNEGAGTADEKQWKVKALEKQRDTAMSQVDAKSLALDIDWGTTFEGVGNVLKDVAKETLGKVETYMKTAEFKALSAENKKTYTDLQAKLKQETGAESTSPFNFKIWGTISKNVTAYQESVRNLQNKTDAHTRAVDELEKAQANLAAATDDTSKEIAQKAVDIAQGKVDATATEQTEAQDESNKARQTLTDNTNAAAQGIQNFTNYLNEMSNGSLYGFANGMSKLITSLGKGSDGIGKSLNELGGKIGGIIGAILQIIDALGDDPKGFIDDLLNKIADCVEKIVEDLPEIVLSIIKDVGNILQGLVSGIGSWFGIDDLFGLNGNEAKVQKTIDDLTKRNELLQYAIEDLTDEIKASKGTKSVVAYQQAYANQQEANQNYLDMAKAQASYWKKHHSWNYYWNGFNNDQTAWIKQNVKEDFNGDLWSLSPEEMKKLRSNVGIWEYIKNTGKGSYGNDVADKLNDYIDQAGKLEELTDELYEGLTGISFDSMYDSFVDTLMDMNATAEDMADDLSEYFMRAMLSNQIGEMYADKLKEWWKKFGAAMEDNDLTEAERNALQEEYMGYVKDAIALRDKLAEATGYTGNSSTSQSGKSGGFSAMTQDQGTKLEGMFTSGLQHWSSMDDQLENVVEKMNVAESHLARIAENTGMSVTHLNDIKEEIRKIIRDGLKMK from the coding sequence ATGAGCAAAGGCAAGACAGTAGCGATAGAAATTGAACTCCTTGACCGCATCAGCGGTGGACTTGATAGGGTAAACAAAAAGATGGATGCCCTAAAAAGTTACACCGATGAAGCCAAGAAAGGATTGAGCGGATTGGAAAACGTGAGCGACAAGGTGAAAAAGTCGCTCATGGGGCTTGGCATGGCCTTTTCCATGAAGCAGGTTATTACGGAGGTCGCTACTGTCAGGGGCGAGTTCCAGAAATTGGAGGTGGCTTTCAATGTCATGCTTGGCAGTGCAGACAAAGCCGATAATCTGATGGCTCAGCTGATTCATACAGCAGCCACGACACCGTTTGACCTTGAAGGTGTGGCACAGGGTGCGAAACAACTCTTGGCGTATGGCATGGAGGCAGAGAAGGTGAACGAAACCTTGATTCGTCTGGGTGACATTGCCGCAGGTCTTAGTATGCCATTGAATGACCTCGTTTATCTGTACGGAACAACGATGGCGCAAGGCAGACTTTACACGCAAGACCTTAACCAGTTCACTGGTCGTGGCATTCCGATGATCCAGGAACTCGCCAAGGTGTTTGGTGTGGCAGAAAGCAAGGTGAAGGACTTGGTGGAGGCTGGCAAGGTGGGATTCCCAGAAGTGCAGAAAGTCATAGAGAACCTTACTGGTGAAGGCAGTAAGTTCGGTGGCTTGATGGAGGAACAGAGCAAGACCATATCAGGACAGATAAGCAACATCGAAGATGCTATTTCAACAATGTTCAACGACTTAGGTAAGCAAAGCGAGGGTGTTATCAATACAACACTTAGCGGTGTCTCCTATATCGTGGAACATTATGAGCAATTCGGACGTGTTCTGATGGGATTGGTTGCCACTTATGGAACATACCGCACGGCTTGCATGACGGTGGCAGCAGTCCACAGTCTCATAACGGTTGGTATTGGTGGCATGACCGCAGCGGAAGCCATTCACTACGGTTGGATTGTCATGGTGGAGAAAGCGCAGAAGCTGCTTAACGCTACCATGCTAAGCAATCCATACGTATTGGTTGCCACAGCCATTGCAAGTGTTATCGCCGTAATGGTTTCCATGAAGACGGAAACAGAACTGATGCAAGCAGCCGATGAAGACTATGAGGCGCAAAAACAAAAGGTCATTGAGGCTGAGGAAGAGCACAAACGCAAGATGGAAGAGCTTTGTTCCATTGCTGGTGATGAAGCTCTCAGCACCGACACAAGACGTGAGGCATTGAATCGTCTCGAACAGAAATACCCTGCTATCTTTGCCAAATATGACACAGAGTATGAGAAGCTGAAAAACATCAAGAAAATCAAGTTGGAGATTGCTGAGTTGGAGGCTGGCCAAAGCATAACAAAGCCAAAGAACGAACTCAACAGCGTAAACAAACGCATCAAAGAACTTGAAGCAAAACAGCGCACGGAAAAGTGGGTTGAAAGCAATAGCTCTGGTACAAGTATGAAGAAAGTCGGAGGTTTGAGCAAGAAAGAGGAAGCCGAACTCAAAAACCTTCAAAAGAAGCAACAGAACCTAAACAAGCAGGTGCGCAAGGATTCTGTGAACGCTTACTTTGACAATCTCACGGGGGTCAGCAACAACGATCTGAAAAAGCAGATAAAGGAGCGCGAAAGCCTCATTGCCCGAATGAATATGTCTGGTCATAAATATGGCTATACAACCAATGACGGCAAAAATATCCGTGGCACATACACCAAGGATGAATTGCAGTATCAACTCAACAAATTGAAATCTGAACAGAACCGCCGTAATGAACCAAGAAAATCAAGTTCTGATTGGGGCGCAGCCGACAAGAGGGCTTATAAAGCAGCATTGAAGAAATACAACGACTTCATCAGCAAAGGCTCAAACAACCTAACCAAAGAAGAATATGACAAAAAGGCAAAGGAACTAAAGGAAAAAATGGAACTTGCCAAAAAGGAATATGATTCACGCAAACCTGGTTCGGACAAAGACAGCGAGAAAGCACAAAAGGCAGCAGCCAAGGCGGAAGCTGCAAGAGCCAAGGAAGAAGCAGCGGAAGAACGCCGCAAGCAGACCAAGGAAAAGGTGGGTCAGGAACTTGCAGAACTGCAACGTAAAAATGACGAGGAAGAAATTAATACCATGCAAGAAGGCTTGGAAAAGAAACTTCGCCAGATAGAAAACGACTATCAGGCTCAGAAGAACGAGATAAACAAGCAAGAAACCGCATGGAAACGAGATAACAAGAAAGCAGGCATTGCCACTGGTACAAATGGGCTTACCACGGAACAGACCGATGCCATTAACGAGGCGCACGCCTTGAACGAGAAAAGCAGAACTAAGGCCATCGAGGAAGCCAACAAGGAAGCCTTGAAGGATGAGTTGCTTGCCATGACAGACTATTTGAAGGAGTATGGAACCATACAAGAACAAAAGTATGCCATTGCCAAGGAATATGCTGAAAAGATTAAGGAGGTGAATGAGGGTGCTGGCACTGCTGATGAAAAACAGTGGAAGGTGAAGGCACTCGAAAAGCAGCGTGACACCGCCATGAGCCAAGTGGATGCCAAGAGCCTTGCCCTGGATATAGACTGGGGTACTACCTTTGAGGGCGTGGGCAATGTGCTGAAAGATGTGGCAAAAGAGACACTTGGCAAGGTGGAGACGTACATGAAGACGGCTGAGTTCAAGGCTTTGTCTGCTGAAAACAAAAAGACTTACACTGACTTGCAAGCCAAGTTGAAGCAAGAGACAGGTGCGGAAAGCACCAGTCCGTTCAACTTCAAGATATGGGGTACAATCTCCAAGAATGTCACGGCATACCAAGAAAGCGTGCGAAATCTCCAAAACAAGACGGATGCCCACACAAGGGCGGTCGATGAACTGGAAAAGGCGCAAGCAAACTTGGCTGCTGCTACTGATGACACCTCAAAGGAAATTGCCCAGAAAGCGGTTGATATTGCACAAGGAAAGGTCGATGCCACTGCCACTGAGCAAACGGAGGCACAGGATGAAAGCAACAAGGCACGCCAGACGCTCACGGACAACACCAATGCAGCAGCGCAAGGCATTCAGAACTTCACCAACTATCTGAATGAAATGTCAAATGGTTCCCTGTATGGCTTTGCCAATGGTATGAGCAAACTCATTACCTCACTTGGAAAAGGCTCAGACGGAATAGGCAAGTCATTGAATGAGCTTGGTGGCAAGATAGGCGGTATCATTGGCGCAATCCTTCAAATCATTGATGCGCTTGGTGATGATCCAAAGGGCTTCATTGATGACCTCTTGAACAAAATCGCCGATTGTGTGGAAAAAATTGTTGAGGATTTGCCCGAAATCGTTTTGTCCATCATCAAGGATGTGGGCAACATCTTGCAAGGTTTGGTCAGTGGCATTGGCAGTTGGTTTGGCATTGATGACCTTTTCGGTTTGAATGGCAATGAAGCCAAGGTGCAAAAGACCATTGACGACTTGACCAAGCGCAACGAGCTTCTGCAATATGCCATCGAGGATTTGACAGACGAAATCAAGGCAAGCAAGGGAACAAAATCGGTAGTAGCCTATCAACAGGCATACGCCAACCAGCAAGAAGCCAACCAGAATTATCTGGATATGGCAAAGGCGCAAGCCAGTTATTGGAAAAAGCATCATAGTTGGAACTACTATTGGAATGGCTTCAACAATGACCAAACTGCCTGGATCAAGCAGAACGTAAAAGAAGACTTCAATGGTGATCTCTGGAGTCTTAGCCCAGAGGAAATGAAGAAACTTCGCTCCAATGTCGGTATTTGGGAATATATCAAGAACACTGGCAAGGGTAGTTATGGAAATGACGTTGCTGACAAGCTGAATGACTACATAGACCAGGCTGGCAAACTGGAGGAACTGACCGATGAACTCTATGAGGGATTGACTGGCATTTCCTTCGATTCCATGTATGACAGCTTTGTGGACACCCTTATGGATATGAATGCCACGGCTGAGGATATGGCTGATGACCTGTCAGAATACTTCATGCGTGCCATGCTTTCAAACCAGATTGGTGAAATGTATGCTGACAAGCTAAAGGAATGGTGGAAGAAGTTTGGTGCTGCTATGGAAGACAATGACCTGACAGAGGCAGAACGCAATGCACTCCAAGAGGAATACATGGGCTATGTGAAAGATGCCATTGCCTTGCGTGACAAACTTGCAGAAGCCACTGGGTACACTGGTAACAGCAGCACAAGCCAAAGCGGTAAAAGTGGCGGTTTCTCTGCCATGACACAAGACCAAGGCACAAAGCTCGAAGGAATGTTCACCAGTGGCTTGCAACATTGGTCAAGCATGGATGACCAACTTGAAAACGTGGTCGAGAAGATGAATGTGGCTGAAAGCCATCTGGCACGCATTGCAGAAAACACTGGTATGAGTGTCACGCATCTGAACGACATCAAGGAGGAAATAAGAAAGATTATTCGTGATGGACTTAAAATGAAATAA
- a CDS encoding CotH kinase family protein: MALTNEEKQELLNAMKAESQGVDELEQVDTLDGIMSLPALRGEEVVSAPIKLLTKPAEDAVANAVSAANRATEAAQTVYSITQVANSAASAANAAASAASDAAEEANNAVAAASEVVAKYENVAKAAFNGATARFSYMVESATIQLQSSIAKGGVIVYVQSQKQFAYYVGGKYYGNWAVEGVPNAELYRGEDVSSIQKNKVYLCGDVLYVWSDEENDLVEISGSGGGNTYNVTEQVPLENGYYTLATAIKAVEEKQRTKGRCITYEVSQGKWETKQFIGTNLSSWESISSWEDFGGAGTVKSITVNGTKQTPDSTGNVNVAIKETEIDESLDANSTNPVQNSAVTAKFNEVEANTIFGGNAELSEDESTVHLTLTNKSGAEVVGLDIPAGKGGGGGDSSTTKIVLGSSVDNLVIKEGGNAQLTYTYDHQYSSGDEKGTSTGQKATIEIEMKRGSITMYHDTIEDVSKGSYTLDLSKYLQVGTTDIYVKASTTDPTTGKKQTKQSYVSVKVVTLTLTSSFNLAEAIAKGGYGTNETISIPYAVSGSGTKVVTLYVDGKQQNAHTITRSGTTNSSFSLSMTAYSVGRHTIQMVAEMEASADLTLKSDSIYIDILKTGSNTPFIGTMMTHSDGSIFTTNHLTPSLEIGQYEQVKFEFVAYDPSTTPADVSVYRNDIKTQNVNVPRTTQIYTNRFLEKGTVPMKFKCGVTEYKFYIDVKESGIDITETTSGLQLKLTASGRSNSESTPSEWSYNGIKTTFKGFDWKSNGWTGDALKLTNGANIEIGYAPFKSDATTNGATYEMELMCSNVTDRNGVVIDCMNGNVGFKLTTQEAIMRTGAGSEVNTLFASGLNLKIAFVVQEKLGNRLMELYVNGILCGAKQYANTDSLLQSSPVNIKVGSDSADVELRNIRVYNRALGDDEELANYMVDRPTTDEMVVLFENNQVMNDEGTDVDMDKLRAKGKSVMRIVGDVNLVNQTNNKKFEVPVDIYFYSAYGKEYDFIIYQCGLRIQGTSSTTYPRKNYRLYFGRSSKYGTKLYVNGAEVPDCMYSFKPGARPINIFCLKADFSDSSSTHNTGAVRIVNDIWKRCGWLTPPQKAYTGNYDVRIGVDGFPIDLFYDNDNTGENIYLGKYNFNNEKSGSAAIYGFEGIEGFNDEATLGGQRNKCICLEFLNNSEALCLFGTADMGTFANALEFRFKADDTWATANEDDKAAVKRLWSWILSCKGNPTKFYAEYQDYFDNDSPFAWYIITDYFMAVDNRAKNMMLVTWDGIHWQFIPYDMDTIFGERNDSVLKYDYTITWETMDESIGSYAFAGHDSVLWELVRGCPDKLREVADKIRSNMSLEYVLNVFNVEQMGNWCERIYNKDGIYKYITPLTEGVTTADGTNYYDYLYALQGSRYAHRTFTIQNRFALLDSKYVCGTYRKDSFAAYFGYKFGSDNRKIKITSSERYYFGYGYTSGTPHQSAILAENTGSTVQLTLDTDLIVNDPQYVYGASRILGLDLTDVSHAILQTLNLNNCSALRTLDVSCSATQTTLNALLVNGCRNLRSLNMTGLKSSSFTGIDLSANTKLETFRAGKSALTGVSFAQGSPLKTVVLPSTLQTLELRYLGKLTNSSLTLEGTSNVTRLVVDNCPLINWQTLYNRCSNVKYLRVTGIDMEGDGTLLKNMLSMGGVDENGGNVDSCRLVGTYRLTTYIADEEYRKWQEHFPELNIIQPEYTMIEFDDSVADDANVSNLDNKTGYKYGNDYVPSGHITALLKKRHRVLAKVTKKPTTRSVKIAGIDTTANNLDGVVTIYPLHDENSNYYADAEAVVNCTAAKLNGSEGDIMMYEPHRWIKGVNDYLNNKHYSCYSSNLAMPSVPKAKVILLGEIQSSNNYRKGYKVMSGKDTLQNSYTADSSYAVCRVPVSGYKRVRFPSVPGTNLVGSIFTNDSGKVVKTIVVPTLSNKFEAGMYLISDIPSGATYLNFTILLTAEFDKVVLSNSDKIEDMEPDWVNEDEYLCATVGSSVVGDKLRAVVTGGSTTSNMTWGDFHYYSVQRGMQQIDASMHSDIANLFFAKYGRRDAQDQCGAGQHTNMRTTGGTMAYGMTDTIGYKAAKAINENVTNSLIDDLVNQYAWYKVNGEYGSIDVKQVNNTCCLGYEDIFGNKYDMMDNVDLPNDSGNVGKWRIWMPDGSTRMVKGTTNSGNWVTAVYHGKYMDVVPVGNVSGSSSTYYSDVYWISTAASRVVYRGCYNAHANGGVVIAYANNDASYASASVGSRLAFRGQIVWAQSVSAFKAISEVA; encoded by the coding sequence ATGGCATTGACAAACGAAGAGAAGCAAGAACTACTCAATGCGATGAAAGCTGAATCGCAAGGTGTAGATGAACTGGAGCAAGTAGATACCTTGGACGGTATCATGAGCCTTCCAGCCTTACGAGGTGAGGAAGTAGTGAGTGCGCCAATAAAGCTGCTGACCAAACCAGCGGAGGATGCTGTGGCAAATGCAGTAAGTGCAGCAAATCGAGCAACGGAAGCAGCGCAAACCGTGTATTCTATCACACAGGTCGCAAATTCTGCTGCAAGTGCAGCCAATGCAGCCGCGTCAGCAGCTTCTGATGCAGCGGAAGAAGCTAATAATGCTGTGGCTGCTGCATCTGAGGTTGTGGCTAAATACGAGAATGTAGCCAAGGCTGCTTTCAATGGTGCAACGGCACGTTTTTCCTATATGGTGGAATCTGCCACAATACAACTTCAATCATCCATTGCCAAGGGCGGTGTAATCGTCTATGTGCAGAGCCAAAAGCAATTTGCCTATTATGTGGGTGGCAAGTATTACGGCAACTGGGCTGTTGAAGGTGTTCCCAATGCGGAATTGTACCGTGGTGAGGATGTTTCAAGCATACAGAAAAACAAGGTTTATCTTTGTGGTGATGTTCTCTATGTTTGGAGCGATGAAGAAAATGACCTTGTTGAAATCAGTGGCAGCGGTGGCGGTAACACGTACAATGTGACTGAGCAAGTTCCGCTTGAAAACGGTTACTATACGCTTGCCACTGCCATCAAAGCAGTGGAGGAAAAGCAGCGTACCAAGGGACGTTGCATAACTTATGAGGTATCACAAGGCAAGTGGGAGACCAAGCAATTCATTGGCACGAATCTTTCAAGCTGGGAATCAATTTCAAGTTGGGAAGATTTCGGCGGTGCAGGGACTGTCAAGAGTATAACGGTAAATGGCACGAAGCAAACACCTGATTCCACTGGCAATGTGAATGTGGCCATCAAGGAAACTGAGATTGATGAAAGCCTTGACGCAAACAGCACAAACCCTGTGCAGAACTCAGCGGTAACGGCAAAGTTCAATGAGGTGGAGGCTAACACCATCTTTGGTGGCAATGCGGAACTTAGTGAGGATGAAAGCACGGTACATCTTACCTTAACCAACAAGAGTGGTGCGGAAGTTGTAGGCTTGGACATTCCTGCAGGTAAAGGTGGCGGTGGTGGAGATTCTTCCACCACAAAGATTGTTTTGGGTTCATCTGTTGACAATCTGGTCATCAAGGAAGGTGGCAATGCACAACTTACATACACCTACGACCACCAATATAGCAGCGGTGACGAAAAAGGCACATCCACTGGTCAGAAAGCTACCATTGAGATAGAAATGAAACGCGGCTCTATCACCATGTACCATGACACCATCGAGGATGTGAGCAAGGGTAGCTATACGCTTGACCTTTCCAAATATTTGCAGGTCGGCACTACGGACATCTATGTGAAAGCGTCCACCACTGACCCTACAACAGGAAAGAAACAGACCAAACAGAGCTATGTGAGTGTAAAGGTTGTTACTCTTACGCTCACAAGCAGCTTCAATCTTGCGGAGGCGATAGCCAAAGGTGGCTATGGCACGAACGAAACTATCAGCATCCCATACGCCGTAAGCGGTTCGGGTACTAAGGTTGTAACACTCTATGTGGACGGCAAGCAACAGAATGCCCACACCATAACACGCAGCGGAACAACCAACAGCAGTTTCTCATTGTCCATGACCGCATACAGCGTTGGAAGACATACCATACAGATGGTAGCGGAAATGGAGGCAAGTGCAGACCTTACCTTAAAGAGTGACAGTATCTACATTGACATTCTGAAAACTGGAAGCAACACACCATTTATTGGAACAATGATGACACACTCGGACGGTAGTATTTTTACAACGAATCACTTGACACCATCATTGGAGATAGGGCAATATGAGCAAGTGAAGTTTGAGTTTGTCGCCTACGATCCTTCAACGACACCAGCGGACGTGAGCGTTTATCGCAACGACATCAAGACACAGAACGTGAACGTGCCAAGAACCACACAAATATATACAAACCGATTCCTCGAAAAGGGAACTGTGCCAATGAAGTTCAAATGTGGTGTCACAGAATACAAGTTTTACATTGACGTGAAGGAAAGTGGCATTGACATAACCGAGACAACATCAGGCTTGCAGTTGAAGCTCACAGCCTCTGGTCGTAGCAACAGCGAAAGCACACCGTCTGAATGGAGTTATAACGGCATCAAAACCACGTTCAAAGGGTTCGACTGGAAAAGTAACGGATGGACGGGGGACGCATTAAAGTTGACCAACGGCGCAAACATCGAAATTGGTTATGCCCCATTCAAGAGCGATGCCACGACCAATGGAGCCACTTATGAAATGGAACTGATGTGCTCTAATGTGACAGACAGAAACGGTGTTGTCATTGATTGTATGAATGGCAATGTCGGTTTTAAGCTGACAACGCAAGAGGCAATAATGAGAACTGGGGCAGGTTCGGAGGTCAATACACTTTTTGCGAGTGGGTTGAATCTAAAAATAGCCTTTGTGGTGCAAGAGAAGTTAGGCAACCGTTTGATGGAACTCTATGTGAACGGCATCCTTTGTGGTGCAAAGCAGTACGCCAACACAGACAGCCTTTTGCAATCGTCACCTGTCAACATAAAGGTAGGAAGCGACAGCGCAGACGTTGAACTGAGAAACATCCGTGTCTATAACCGTGCGCTTGGCGATGATGAGGAACTTGCCAACTATATGGTTGACCGTCCGACAACGGATGAAATGGTGGTGTTGTTCGAGAACAATCAGGTGATGAATGATGAGGGTACTGATGTCGATATGGACAAACTTAGAGCCAAGGGCAAGAGCGTGATGCGCATCGTGGGTGATGTAAATTTGGTCAATCAGACAAACAACAAGAAGTTTGAGGTTCCTGTTGACATTTACTTTTATTCTGCCTATGGCAAGGAGTACGACTTCATCATCTATCAGTGCGGATTGCGCATACAAGGAACTTCCTCAACCACATACCCAAGAAAGAACTACCGCTTATATTTCGGTCGTTCCAGCAAGTATGGTACAAAACTGTATGTCAATGGCGCGGAAGTTCCAGATTGTATGTACTCATTCAAGCCAGGCGCACGTCCGATCAATATTTTCTGCTTGAAGGCAGATTTCTCGGATTCCTCTTCAACCCACAACACTGGAGCTGTGAGAATCGTCAATGACATCTGGAAGCGTTGCGGATGGCTCACACCACCGCAAAAGGCATATACTGGCAACTATGATGTCCGTATCGGTGTGGATGGTTTCCCAATAGATTTGTTCTATGATAATGACAATACTGGTGAAAACATCTATCTTGGCAAATATAACTTCAACAATGAGAAAAGTGGAAGTGCGGCCATCTATGGCTTTGAGGGGATCGAGGGATTCAACGATGAGGCTACTTTGGGCGGACAGCGAAACAAATGTATCTGTCTGGAGTTTCTGAATAACTCTGAGGCACTTTGTCTTTTCGGTACGGCTGATATGGGAACGTTCGCCAATGCTTTGGAGTTCCGATTTAAGGCAGATGATACCTGGGCGACCGCTAACGAGGATGACAAGGCAGCGGTAAAACGTCTTTGGTCTTGGATTCTGTCATGCAAGGGGAATCCAACCAAGTTTTATGCGGAATACCAAGATTACTTCGACAACGACAGCCCGTTTGCCTGGTATATAATAACAGACTATTTCATGGCAGTGGATAACCGTGCCAAGAATATGATGCTTGTGACATGGGACGGCATACATTGGCAGTTCATTCCATACGACATGGACACCATCTTTGGTGAGCGCAACGATTCCGTCCTGAAATATGACTATACGATTACATGGGAAACAATGGATGAAAGCATTGGCTCCTATGCCTTCGCTGGACATGACAGCGTACTTTGGGAGCTTGTGAGGGGATGCCCCGACAAACTGAGAGAAGTGGCTGACAAGATTCGCTCAAACATGAGCCTCGAATATGTGCTGAACGTGTTCAATGTGGAGCAGATGGGCAACTGGTGTGAACGCATATACAATAAGGATGGCATATACAAGTATATCACTCCTTTGACGGAAGGCGTGACAACAGCAGATGGTACCAACTATTATGATTACCTCTATGCCTTGCAGGGAAGCCGATACGCACACCGTACTTTCACCATCCAAAACCGCTTTGCGCTGTTGGATAGTAAATATGTGTGTGGTACATACAGAAAGGACAGCTTTGCAGCTTACTTTGGCTACAAGTTCGGAAGCGACAACCGAAAGATAAAGATAACATCCAGCGAACGTTATTATTTCGGATACGGCTATACGAGTGGCACACCACACCAGAGCGCAATACTGGCAGAGAATACTGGCAGCACAGTTCAACTTACACTTGACACGGACTTGATTGTGAATGATCCTCAATATGTCTATGGCGCAAGTCGTATCTTGGGGCTTGACCTCACGGATGTCAGCCATGCCATATTGCAGACGCTCAATCTCAACAACTGTTCGGCACTTCGCACACTTGATGTCAGTTGCTCTGCCACTCAGACAACGCTCAACGCATTGCTTGTAAACGGATGCAGGAACCTTCGCTCACTCAATATGACTGGATTGAAGTCTTCAAGTTTTACAGGTATTGACCTGAGCGCAAACACCAAGTTGGAAACATTCCGTGCTGGCAAGAGTGCCTTGACAGGCGTAAGCTTCGCACAAGGTTCACCATTGAAGACCGTAGTATTACCTTCAACGCTGCAAACCTTGGAACTTCGCTATCTTGGCAAGCTCACAAACAGCAGCCTCACACTCGAAGGCACGTCAAATGTCACACGCCTTGTGGTGGATAATTGTCCATTGATAAATTGGCAGACGCTTTACAACAGATGCAGCAACGTGAAATATCTACGTGTCACAGGCATAGACATGGAAGGTGACGGAACCTTGCTGAAAAATATGCTTTCAATGGGTGGCGTGGATGAGAACGGTGGCAATGTTGATTCATGCCGATTGGTCGGTACATATCGCCTCACCACATACATTGCCGATGAGGAATACAGGAAGTGGCAGGAACATTTCCCTGAGCTGAATATCATTCAACCTGAGTACACCATGATAGAGTTTGATGACAGCGTGGCAGATGATGCCAACGTGTCCAACCTTGACAATAAGACTGGCTACAAGTACGGCAATGACTATGTTCCAAGCGGTCACATTACAGCACTTTTGAAGAAACGCCATCGTGTCCTTGCCAAGGTAACAAAAAAGCCAACGACACGTTCTGTCAAAATTGCAGGCATTGATACGACAGCAAACAACCTTGACGGCGTTGTCACCATCTATCCGTTGCATGATGAAAATTCCAACTATTATGCGGATGCGGAAGCCGTGGTAAATTGCACAGCAGCTAAGTTGAATGGCTCAGAAGGTGATATTATGATGTACGAGCCACACCGATGGATAAAGGGAGTCAATGATTACCTGAACAACAAGCACTACAGCTGTTATAGCAGCAATCTTGCCATGCCATCAGTGCCAAAAGCAAAGGTCATTTTGCTTGGCGAGATACAAAGCAGTAACAACTACAGAAAAGGATATAAGGTAATGAGTGGCAAGGACACCTTGCAAAACTCATATACAGCCGATAGTAGCTATGCTGTTTGTCGTGTGCCAGTATCGGGGTACAAGCGTGTTCGTTTCCCTTCCGTTCCTGGTACCAACCTTGTGGGTAGTATATTCACCAATGATTCGGGGAAGGTGGTTAAGACTATTGTTGTGCCAACGCTCAGCAACAAGTTTGAGGCTGGAATGTATTTGATTTCCGACATTCCTTCTGGAGCGACATATCTCAACTTCACCATATTGCTGACTGCTGAGTTCGACAAGGTGGTATTGAGTAATAGCGATAAGATTGAAGACATGGAACCTGATTGGGTCAATGAGGATGAATATTTGTGCGCAACTGTAGGCAGCTCAGTTGTAGGTGACAAACTTCGTGCTGTTGTGACAGGTGGTAGTACTACGTCAAATATGACGTGGGGCGATTTCCACTATTACAGCGTTCAAAGAGGTATGCAACAGATAGACGCAAGTATGCACAGCGACATTGCCAACCTATTTTTTGCAAAGTATGGTCGTAGAGATGCCCAAGATCAATGCGGTGCTGGTCAGCACACAAACATGCGAACAACAGGCGGAACAATGGCATACGGTATGACAGACACCATCGGTTACAAGGCAGCAAAGGCCATCAACGAGAATGTTACAAATTCACTCATTGATGACTTGGTGAACCAATATGCTTGGTACAAGGTAAATGGCGAATATGGCTCTATAGATGTCAAACAAGTGAATAATACTTGCTGCCTGGGTTATGAAGACATATTTGGCAACAAGTACGACATGATGGATAATGTTGACTTGCCAAATGACAGTGGTAATGTTGGCAAGTGGCGTATATGGATGCCAGATGGAAGCACAAGAATGGTCAAGGGTACTACTAACAGCGGAAACTGGGTAACAGCCGTATATCATGGCAAATACATGGATGTGGTACCAGTGGGTAATGTGAGCGGTTCATCAAGTACATATTATAGTGATGTGTATTGGATAAGCACAGCTGCAAGCCGTGTGGTTTATCGTGGGTGCTACAACGCGCATGCGAATGGCGGTGTCGTAATTGCGTATGCGAATAACGATGCCTCGTATGCGAGTGCGAGTGTCGGCTCGCGTCTGGCCTTCCGCGGTCAAATCGTCTGGGCGCAAAGCGTCAGTGCGTTTAAGGCGATTAGCGAGGTGGCGTAA